The genomic interval AACATTGAGAGCTACTGTTCTAAAACGACTAAAGAGCAAAATGACCATCCTGATTTTAATAATATTAAAAACAATATTGACGAATACTTAGATAACAAGTTTGAATTTTACATCCTCAATAAACTTCTTTTTTCACTCCTTGTTTCTAGTGATTATTACGCTACAACCGATTATATTGCAGGATTACCAATAGATGATTTTGGAGTGTTCTCAAGCTCTGCTAAACAGAGGCTCAATGAACTTTTTTCTACCTTTACATGTAAACTTGAAAACCCTGTGGGAATCAACAAATTACGAATTGAACTGTTCCAGGAAGCAGAGCAAAATCTGCTTAAAAACCTAGATAAAAATATCTTTTACCTTGAAGCTCCAACAGGTAGCGGCAAGACCATTACTTCTATCAATTTAGCGCTAAAACTTTTAGAGAGCAATGAACATATCAATAAACTTTTTTATATTTTCCCGTTCAATACATTGGTGGAGCAAACTAAAAATGTGTTTGATGAGATATTTAAAAATAAACTTACAATAGAAGTAATTAATTCCATAACACCTATCTCGACAAAAGACCAAGAAGAGGAAGAGACGAAGTACGAAAAGTCTTATATTAACCGCCTTTTCTTTCATGCTCCTGCGATTATTACGACGCATGTGGCACTCTTCAACATTCTTTTTGGAACATCTAAAGAAGATAATTTTCCTCTGTGGCAGTTGGCAAACAGTGTCATTATTTTAGATGAAATACAAAGTTACAATAACCATTTATGGCATTATATGGTGGAGTTTTTCGACCAATACGCTGCATTACTCAATATAAAAATTATCATCATGTCAGCAACTTTGCCTAAACTTGATTACTTCCTAAAAGAGAAAAATAATTTTGTTGATTTGATTTCAAAAGAAAAGAGAGAATATTTTTTTACGCATACTCTTTTCAAGGATAGAGTGCAGGCTGATTTCACATTTTTAAATGAGACGATGACTTTTGAACATTTAGAAGAAATATTAAAGGCTCAGCCAAAAAGCAAAAAGATTCTTTTTGAATTTATCAAAAAAAAGAGCGCACGAGAGTTTTATACACGCATCAAAGCGACATATAAAAATGTTTATGAACTTAGTGGCGATGACAATAAGGCATATCGGCAGTTAATTATTAATAAAAGTAAAGAAGATATGCCTCTTATTATCATTGCAACGCAAGTCATTGAAGCTGGTGTTGACATTGATATGGATATAGGTTTTAAAGACATCTCAACACTCGATAGTGAAGAGCAGTTTATGGGGCGAATCAATCGAAGTTGTAAGCGTGAAGGGAAAGTCTATTTTTTCAATATGGACGAAGCATCAGAAATTTACTGTAACGACCATCGTTTGAACTTTGATCTGACGCATGAAATCTATAGAGATATTTTGGCAAATAAATCGTTTGGAGTTTATTATCAAGAAGTTTTAGCGGAGATTAAAAAAAGTAGTGATAGGTTTGAGAACGGCTTACTGACAAATTATGATAACTTTACAACATTGTTAAAAAAGCTTAATTATAAAGAAATTGCTAAAACGATGACATTAATTAGCTCTAATAATTTTACACTCTATTTTCCTTTTAAAATTGACATTGCTCAATACAAAGGCGTTCAAGAATTTGCCCCGAAGAATTTAGAAGAACGATTTTTAAGTGATGGTTATTTAG from Sulfurospirillum multivorans DSM 12446 carries:
- the cas3 gene encoding CRISPR-associated helicase Cas3' — protein: MLSTHLNLTCNYYQKIVTCKNLEPLIDSIIHTIDSANAVLIKEMFENAIFLHDLGKKNPCFQAKKMLNPLFKEHLNCGDSSHSRTGALEYISYYRPTINQIKDDTSFYRLTYILYNFAYHIDKHHGYLGNIESYCSKTTKEQNDHPDFNNIKNNIDEYLDNKFEFYILNKLLFSLLVSSDYYATTDYIAGLPIDDFGVFSSSAKQRLNELFSTFTCKLENPVGINKLRIELFQEAEQNLLKNLDKNIFYLEAPTGSGKTITSINLALKLLESNEHINKLFYIFPFNTLVEQTKNVFDEIFKNKLTIEVINSITPISTKDQEEEETKYEKSYINRLFFHAPAIITTHVALFNILFGTSKEDNFPLWQLANSVIILDEIQSYNNHLWHYMVEFFDQYAALLNIKIIIMSATLPKLDYFLKEKNNFVDLISKEKREYFFTHTLFKDRVQADFTFLNETMTFEHLEEILKAQPKSKKILFEFIKKKSAREFYTRIKATYKNVYELSGDDNKAYRQLIINKSKEDMPLIIIATQVIEAGVDIDMDIGFKDISTLDSEEQFMGRINRSCKREGKVYFFNMDEASEIYCNDHRLNFDLTHEIYRDILANKSFGVYYQEVLAEIKKSSDRFENGLLTNYDNFTTLLKKLNYKEIAKTMTLISSNNFTLYFPFKIDIAQYKGVQEFAPKNLEERFLSDGYLDGQKVWDAFLALNEIDGFAKKEVAKSRINALMQFFTFTIFKNHEGQRPSIGDEMYGYYFVQEYGNFITSEGKFDREQYNAIKNSHFL